The proteins below come from a single Streptococcus porcinus genomic window:
- a CDS encoding zinc-dependent MarR family transcriptional regulator: protein MGTLEKKIDTLVNQILLKAENQHELLFGACQSDVKLTNTQEHILMLLSQDKLTNTELAKILNISQAAVTKAIKGLINQGMLATTKDAVDARVTYFELTPLAKPIAEEHTHHHDETLNVYTRLLGHFSEQETKVIEKFLTVFSDELER, encoded by the coding sequence ATGGGAACATTAGAAAAAAAGATTGATACCTTAGTAAATCAGATTTTATTAAAAGCTGAAAATCAGCATGAATTGTTATTTGGCGCTTGTCAAAGCGACGTCAAGTTAACTAACACTCAGGAGCATATTTTGATGCTCTTATCACAAGATAAATTAACTAATACTGAGTTAGCTAAAATATTAAATATTAGTCAAGCAGCAGTAACAAAAGCTATTAAGGGCCTTATCAATCAAGGAATGCTAGCGACTACAAAAGATGCCGTTGATGCGCGTGTGACTTATTTTGAATTAACTCCTCTAGCAAAACCAATTGCCGAGGAACATACTCATCATCACGATGAGACTTTAAATGTCTATACCCGTTTATTGGGTCATTTTTCTGAGCAAGAAACTAAAGTTATTGAAAAGTTCCTGACAGTATTCTCAGATGAGTTAGAAAGGTAA
- a CDS encoding metal ABC transporter ATP-binding protein, with translation MRYLTVENLSFQYEAETVLEGVNYHLDSGEFVTLTGENGAAKSTLVKATLGILKPQVGQVIFAKKNEQGKKLRIAYLPQQVASFNAGFPSTVYEFVKSGRFPRRGWFRPLTKHDEEHIQASLESVGMWESRQERIGSLSGGQKQRVVIARMFASDPDIFVLDEPTTGMDSGTTETFYQLMNHSAHKHGKAVLMITHDPEDVKDYADRNIHLVRNESLPWRCFNVHSDQPEEVDNA, from the coding sequence TTGAGATACTTAACCGTTGAAAACCTATCCTTCCAGTATGAAGCAGAGACTGTTTTAGAAGGTGTTAACTATCATTTGGATAGTGGCGAATTTGTCACCTTGACGGGTGAAAATGGGGCTGCTAAGTCCACCTTAGTTAAGGCGACGCTGGGGATTTTGAAACCTCAAGTGGGGCAAGTTATTTTTGCTAAAAAAAATGAGCAAGGAAAAAAACTAAGAATTGCTTACTTACCGCAACAAGTAGCCAGTTTTAATGCTGGCTTTCCGTCAACGGTTTATGAATTTGTCAAATCAGGTCGCTTTCCTAGACGAGGTTGGTTTCGTCCTTTAACGAAACATGATGAAGAGCACATTCAAGCCAGTTTAGAATCTGTCGGCATGTGGGAAAGTCGTCAGGAGCGAATTGGGAGTCTATCTGGTGGGCAAAAACAAAGAGTAGTTATCGCTCGTATGTTTGCTTCTGACCCAGATATCTTTGTTTTGGATGAGCCAACCACTGGCATGGACAGTGGAACCACAGAGACCTTTTACCAGTTGATGAACCATAGTGCCCATAAACATGGTAAAGCAGTGTTGATGATTACTCACGATCCGGAAGATGTAAAGGATTATGCCGATCGCAATATTCATTTGGTGCGTAATGAAAGTCTACCTTGGCGTTGTTTCAATGTTCATAGTGACCAACCTGAGGAGGTAGACAATGCTTGA
- a CDS encoding metal ABC transporter permease, whose translation MLDILNYDFMQRAILAVIAISIFAPILGIFLILRRQSLMSDTLSHVSLAGVAFGVVLGINPTWTTVIVVGIAAILLEYLRVVYKHYMEISTAILMSLGLAVSLVIMSKSAGNSNVSLEQYLFGSIITIGMEQVIALFVIASIILILTLFFIRPMYILTFDEDTAYVDGLPVRLMSVLFNIVTGIAIALTIPAAGALLVSTIMVLPASIAMRIGKNFKTVIFWGILIGFVGMLSGIFLSYFWETPASATITLIFISIFIVVNLVTVIAHRR comes from the coding sequence ATGCTTGATATTCTCAATTATGATTTCATGCAACGTGCAATTTTGGCGGTTATCGCTATTAGTATATTTGCACCAATTTTAGGTATCTTTTTAATTCTCCGTCGCCAAAGTCTAATGAGTGATACTCTGAGTCACGTTTCGCTGGCAGGTGTGGCGTTCGGTGTAGTATTAGGGATTAATCCTACTTGGACGACTGTCATCGTTGTCGGGATTGCTGCTATCTTGCTAGAATATCTGAGGGTGGTGTACAAACACTACATGGAAATATCAACTGCTATTTTGATGTCCTTGGGATTAGCAGTCTCCTTGGTTATCATGAGTAAGTCGGCTGGTAATTCTAATGTTAGTCTGGAACAATATCTCTTTGGTTCGATTATAACTATTGGTATGGAACAAGTCATTGCTCTCTTTGTGATTGCAAGTATTATTTTGATTTTGACCTTGTTCTTCATTAGACCTATGTATATTTTGACTTTTGATGAGGATACAGCCTATGTTGATGGTTTGCCTGTTAGACTGATGTCCGTTCTCTTTAATATTGTAACGGGGATTGCTATCGCTTTAACTATTCCTGCTGCTGGTGCTTTGCTGGTATCAACAATTATGGTTTTGCCAGCAAGTATTGCTATGCGCATTGGGAAGAATTTCAAGACTGTCATATTTTGGGGGATTTTAATAGGATTTGTGGGTATGCTTTCTGGTATTTTCTTATCATATTTTTGGGAAACGCCAGCTAGTGCAACCATTACTTTAATATTTATCTCTATCTTTATAGTGGTCAATCTTGTTACAGTAATTGCCCATCGACGTTAA
- the tyrS gene encoding tyrosine--tRNA ligase gives MNIFEELKARGLVFQTTDEEALVKALTEGQVSYYTGYDPTADSLHLGHLVAILTSRRLQLAGHKPYALVGGATGLIGDPSFKDAERSLQTKETVLEWSAKIKGQLSQFLDFENGENKAELVNNYDWFSQISFIDFLRDVGKYFTVNYMMSKESVKKRIETGISYTEFAYQIMQGYDFYELNDKHNVTLQIGGSDQWGNMTAGTELLRRKSDKIGHVMTVPLITDASGKKFGKSEGNAVWLDANKTSPYEMYQFWLNVMDDDAVRFLKIFTFLSLQEIAEIEEAFNAARHERLAQKTLAREVVTLVHGEEAYKQAVNITEQLFAGNIKQLSAKELRQGLSNVPNYAVQTDDNLNIVDILVSSKISPSKRQAREDIQNGAIYINGERVSDLNYVLSDADKIDGQLTAIRRGKKKYFVLTFTN, from the coding sequence ATGAATATTTTTGAAGAACTCAAAGCTCGTGGCTTGGTCTTTCAAACGACCGATGAAGAAGCCCTTGTCAAAGCACTAACAGAAGGGCAAGTATCCTATTATACTGGCTATGATCCGACAGCAGATAGTCTGCATCTAGGACACTTAGTGGCCATCTTAACCTCTCGTCGCTTGCAATTAGCAGGACATAAACCTTACGCATTAGTTGGTGGTGCAACCGGCTTAATCGGCGATCCTTCCTTCAAAGATGCCGAGCGGAGCCTGCAAACCAAGGAAACTGTCTTGGAGTGGAGCGCTAAAATTAAAGGCCAATTGTCCCAATTCCTTGATTTTGAAAATGGCGAAAACAAAGCAGAACTTGTTAATAATTACGACTGGTTCTCACAAATTTCTTTCATTGATTTTCTAAGAGATGTTGGTAAATATTTCACAGTAAATTACATGATGAGTAAAGAATCTGTCAAAAAACGAATTGAAACGGGTATTTCCTATACTGAATTTGCTTACCAAATCATGCAAGGATATGATTTTTACGAACTCAATGACAAGCACAATGTTACCTTGCAGATTGGAGGTTCTGACCAGTGGGGAAATATGACTGCTGGCACTGAACTATTACGTCGCAAATCAGACAAAATAGGCCATGTGATGACAGTCCCTCTCATCACTGATGCTAGTGGTAAGAAATTTGGTAAATCAGAAGGCAATGCTGTCTGGTTAGACGCTAACAAGACTTCACCTTATGAAATGTACCAATTTTGGTTAAATGTTATGGACGACGATGCCGTTCGTTTCTTAAAAATCTTTACCTTCTTATCACTTCAGGAGATTGCAGAAATTGAAGAAGCATTCAATGCCGCTCGCCACGAACGTTTAGCTCAAAAAACATTGGCACGTGAAGTTGTTACTCTTGTCCATGGAGAAGAAGCCTACAAGCAAGCCGTTAATATTACCGAACAGTTATTTGCTGGTAATATCAAACAACTATCTGCTAAAGAATTAAGACAAGGTTTAAGCAATGTTCCTAACTATGCTGTTCAAACTGATGACAACCTCAATATTGTTGACATTTTAGTATCCTCTAAAATATCACCATCTAAACGTCAGGCACGTGAAGATATCCAAAACGGAGCTATCTATATCAATGGCGAACGGGTTTCGGATTTAAATTATGTTTTAAGTGACGCTGATAAAATTGATGGGCAATTAACTGCTATCCGCCGTGGTAAGAAAAAATATTTCGTTCTCACATTTACAAACTAA
- the pbp1b gene encoding penicillin-binding protein PBP1B yields MKDKKQIKEKEEHQLGFRDFGAIALRTVKLVSNFFYISIFLIAMLGVGIAFGYLASQIDAVKVPSKDSLVKQVKTITRISQLNYSDNSIISTIDTDLLRTPVANKDISDNVKNAIISTEDENFKEHKGVVPKAVFRATLTSILGLGESSGGSTLTQQLVKQQVLGDDPTFKRKSREIIYALALERYVSKDDILSYYLNVSPFGRNNKGQNIAGIEEAARGIFGVSARDLTIPQAAFLAGLPQSPIVYSPYMSSGQLKSAADMQLGIKRQQSVLYNMYRTGKLSKKDYDSYKSYDISKDFIKPENVTVNKHDFLYYAVLGEAKKAMFSYLIKRDNISEHDLKNDETRASYEALASQELQQGGYTVKTTINKKVYNVMQDAANRYAGLLDDGTGVVQMGNVLTDNSTGAIIGFIGGRDYNLNQNNHAFDTARSPGSSIKPVIAYGPAIDQGLMGSASVLSNYPTTYSSGQKIMHVDSEGTAMMSLQEALNTSWNIPAFWTQKLLREKGVDVEGYLSKMGYRINDYSIESLPLGGGIDVSVATQTNAYQMIANNGNYQKQYMVDKITASDGTVVYKHENKPQRIFSAPTATILQNLLRGPIDSGNTTTFKSHLNALNPSLAKADWIGKTGTTENYSDVWLMLATPKVTLGGWAGHDNNNSLAPMSGYNNNSNYMANLVNAIYNADPNIFGIGDRFNLDKGVIKSTVLKQTGLQPGVVTVNGRKISISGETTTSYWAKNGAGPMTYKYAIGGTDGDYQKAWSAFDIRKR; encoded by the coding sequence TTGAAAGATAAAAAACAGATAAAAGAGAAGGAAGAACACCAATTAGGTTTCCGTGATTTTGGAGCCATTGCTCTTCGAACAGTAAAATTAGTATCTAATTTTTTCTATATTAGCATTTTTTTAATAGCGATGTTGGGCGTTGGGATTGCTTTTGGCTATTTAGCCAGCCAAATTGATGCTGTCAAAGTTCCTAGTAAGGACAGTTTGGTTAAACAGGTAAAAACCATTACTCGAATTTCACAGCTTAATTATTCAGATAATAGTATAATTTCAACAATTGACACGGATCTTTTGCGGACACCAGTAGCCAATAAAGATATTTCTGATAATGTTAAAAATGCTATTATTTCAACAGAGGATGAAAATTTTAAGGAGCACAAAGGGGTCGTACCTAAAGCTGTTTTTCGTGCAACTTTGACGTCTATCTTAGGCCTTGGTGAATCTAGTGGTGGATCAACTTTAACTCAACAGCTAGTCAAACAACAAGTCCTTGGAGACGATCCAACTTTCAAGCGTAAGTCAAGAGAGATTATCTATGCTTTAGCTCTAGAACGCTATGTCTCTAAAGATGACATCTTATCATACTATTTAAATGTGTCACCTTTTGGTCGCAATAATAAAGGACAAAATATTGCTGGTATTGAGGAAGCAGCCAGAGGTATTTTTGGTGTGTCAGCTAGGGATTTAACCATTCCACAAGCGGCCTTTTTAGCGGGTCTTCCTCAAAGTCCCATCGTTTATTCGCCTTACATGTCATCTGGTCAACTAAAATCAGCTGCGGACATGCAACTTGGTATTAAACGTCAGCAAAGTGTTCTGTATAATATGTATCGTACAGGTAAGCTCAGTAAGAAGGATTATGATTCCTATAAATCTTATGATATCAGTAAGGACTTTATAAAACCCGAAAATGTAACAGTAAATAAACATGATTTCCTCTATTATGCGGTCCTTGGGGAAGCTAAAAAAGCAATGTTCTCCTACTTAATTAAGAGAGATAATATTTCAGAACATGACCTTAAAAATGATGAAACAAGGGCGTCTTATGAAGCTCTAGCCTCACAGGAATTACAGCAAGGCGGCTATACAGTTAAAACAACTATTAATAAAAAAGTCTACAACGTGATGCAGGATGCTGCTAACCGTTATGCGGGTCTGTTAGATGATGGTACAGGAGTGGTCCAGATGGGCAATGTTCTGACTGATAATTCCACGGGTGCTATTATTGGCTTTATTGGAGGGCGTGATTATAATCTTAATCAAAATAACCATGCTTTTGATACAGCTAGATCTCCTGGGTCAAGTATCAAGCCTGTTATTGCCTACGGACCTGCCATTGATCAGGGCTTGATGGGCAGTGCCAGTGTCCTATCTAATTATCCAACAACCTATTCAAGTGGGCAAAAAATTATGCATGTGGATAGTGAAGGAACGGCCATGATGTCATTGCAAGAAGCTTTGAACACTTCTTGGAATATCCCAGCTTTTTGGACTCAAAAATTACTTCGTGAAAAGGGCGTGGATGTTGAGGGTTATCTGTCGAAGATGGGCTACCGTATTAATGACTATTCCATTGAAAGTTTACCTTTAGGTGGAGGGATTGATGTCTCTGTGGCGACTCAAACCAATGCTTATCAAATGATTGCTAACAATGGCAATTATCAAAAGCAATACATGGTTGATAAGATAACCGCTAGTGACGGGACTGTAGTATACAAACATGAAAATAAACCTCAACGTATTTTCTCCGCCCCGACAGCGACAATCCTTCAAAATCTCCTACGTGGGCCAATCGATTCAGGAAATACAACAACCTTTAAGTCGCACTTGAATGCTTTAAACCCATCCTTGGCGAAAGCTGATTGGATTGGAAAAACTGGGACGACCGAGAATTATTCAGATGTTTGGTTGATGCTAGCAACCCCGAAAGTAACATTGGGTGGCTGGGCTGGTCACGATAACAATAACTCACTGGCACCCATGTCTGGCTATAATAATAATTCCAATTATATGGCTAATCTTGTTAATGCTATTTATAATGCTGATCCCAATATTTTTGGAATCGGAGATCGCTTTAATTTGGATAAAGGAGTTATTAAATCAACAGTTCTTAAACAGACTGGACTCCAACCAGGGGTGGTAACTGTTAATGGGCGGAAGATTAGCATTAGCGGTGAAACAACTACAAGCTATTGGGCTAAGAATGGTGCCGGACCGATGACTTATAAATATGCTATAGGTGGAACTGATGGCGATTATCAAAAGGCTTGGTCAGCTTTTGATATAAGAAAAAGATAA
- the rpoB gene encoding DNA-directed RNA polymerase subunit beta yields the protein MAGHEVRYGKHRTRRSFSRIKEVLDLPNLIEIQTDSFQDFLDTGLKEVFEDVLPISNFTDTMELEFVGYEFKEPKYTLEEARIHDASYSAPIFVTFRLVNKETGEIKTQEVFFGDFPIMTEMGTFIINGGERIIVSQLVRSPGVYFNDKVDKNGKIGYGSTVIPNRGAWLELETDAKDIAYTRIDRTRKIPFTTLVRALGFSGDDEIIDIFGESDLVRNTIEKDIHKNPSDSRTDEALKEIYERLRPGEPKTADSSRSLLIARFFDARRYDLAAVGRYKINKKLNIKTRLLNQVIAENLVDSETGEILVEAGTEMTRDVIESIEEHLDGDLNKFVYTPNDYAVVTEPVILQKFKVVSPLDPDKVVTIVGNASPDDRVRALTPADILAEMSYFLNLSEGIGKVDDIDHLGNRRIRAVGELLANQFRIGLARMERNVRERMSVQDNDVLTPQQIINIRPVTAAVKEFFGSSQLSQFMDQHNPLSELSHKRRLSALGPGGLTRDRAGYEVRDVHYTHYGRMCPIETPEGPNIGLINNLSSFGHLNKYGFIQTPYRKVDRAKGVVTNEIVWLTADEEDEYTVAQANSKLNEDGTFAEEIVMGRHQGNNQEFAASTVDFVDVSPKQVVAVATACIPFLENDDSNRALMGANMQRQAVPLIDPKAPFVGTGMEYQAAHDSGAAVIAQHDGKVVFSDAEKVEVRREDGSLDVYHITKFRRSNSGTAYNQRTLVKVGDIIEKGDFIADGPSMENGEMALGQNPVVAYMTWEGYNFEDAVIMSERLVKEDVYTSVHLEEFESETRDTKLGPEEITREVPNVGEEALKDLDEMGIIRIGAEVKEGDILVGKVTPKGEKDLSAEERLLHAIFGDKSREVRDTSLRVPHGGDGIVRDVKIFTRANGDELQSGVNMLVRVYIAQKRKIKVGDKMAGRHGNKGVVSRIVPVEDMPYLPDGTPVDIMLNPLGVPSRMNIGQVMELHLGMAARNLGIHIATPVFDGASAEDLWETVAEAGMDSDAKTVLYDGRTGEPFDNRVSVGVMYMIKLHHMVDDKLHARSVGPYSLVTQQPLGGKAQFGGQRFGEMEVWALEAYGASNVLQEILTYKSDDVTGRLKAYEAITKGKPIPKPGVPESFRVLVKELQSLGLDMRVLDEDDNEVELRDLDEGEDDDVMHVDDLEKAREKQVQETSVVSEQSDEN from the coding sequence TTGGCAGGACATGAAGTTCGATACGGAAAACACCGTACACGTCGTAGCTTTTCAAGAATCAAAGAAGTTCTTGATTTACCAAATTTAATTGAAATTCAAACTGACTCATTCCAAGATTTCTTAGATACTGGCTTGAAGGAAGTTTTTGAAGATGTACTTCCAATTTCAAACTTTACAGATACTATGGAACTTGAATTTGTAGGTTATGAATTCAAAGAACCAAAATACACTTTGGAAGAAGCTCGTATCCATGATGCAAGCTATTCTGCCCCAATCTTTGTTACTTTTAGACTGGTTAATAAAGAGACTGGTGAAATCAAAACACAAGAAGTTTTCTTTGGTGATTTCCCGATTATGACTGAAATGGGTACCTTTATCATCAATGGTGGTGAACGTATTATCGTTTCTCAGTTGGTTCGATCTCCAGGTGTATACTTTAATGATAAAGTGGATAAAAACGGTAAAATTGGTTACGGTTCAACTGTTATTCCAAACCGTGGTGCATGGTTAGAGTTAGAGACAGATGCTAAAGACATCGCTTATACACGTATTGACCGTACTCGTAAAATTCCATTTACAACTTTAGTGCGCGCCTTAGGTTTCTCTGGTGACGATGAAATTATTGATATTTTTGGTGAAAGTGATCTCGTTCGTAACACCATTGAAAAAGATATTCATAAAAACCCAAGTGATTCACGTACTGATGAAGCACTTAAAGAAATATATGAACGTTTAAGACCAGGTGAACCTAAAACAGCTGATAGCTCTCGTAGCTTGTTGATAGCTCGCTTCTTTGATGCTCGTCGCTATGATTTAGCTGCCGTAGGTCGTTACAAAATTAATAAAAAGTTAAATATTAAGACCCGTCTTTTGAATCAAGTTATCGCAGAAAACCTTGTTGACAGTGAAACTGGTGAAATCTTGGTTGAAGCTGGTACTGAAATGACACGTGATGTTATCGAATCAATTGAAGAGCATCTTGATGGTGATTTAAATAAATTTGTATACACACCAAATGACTATGCTGTTGTCACTGAGCCAGTTATTCTTCAAAAATTCAAAGTTGTGTCACCTCTTGATCCAGACAAGGTCGTTACTATTGTTGGTAACGCAAGCCCTGATGATCGTGTACGTGCCTTAACACCGGCAGATATCTTAGCGGAAATGTCATATTTCTTAAATCTTTCTGAAGGTATCGGCAAAGTTGATGACATTGACCATTTAGGGAACCGTCGTATTCGTGCAGTTGGAGAATTGTTGGCAAATCAATTCCGTATCGGGCTAGCACGTATGGAACGTAATGTCCGCGAGAGAATGTCTGTTCAAGATAATGACGTTTTAACGCCGCAACAAATCATTAACATCCGTCCAGTTACTGCGGCAGTAAAAGAGTTCTTTGGTTCATCTCAATTATCACAATTCATGGACCAACATAACCCCCTTTCAGAATTATCACATAAACGTCGTCTTTCAGCCTTAGGACCTGGCGGTTTGACACGTGACCGCGCTGGCTACGAAGTTCGTGACGTGCATTATACTCACTATGGCCGCATGTGTCCGATTGAAACACCTGAAGGACCAAACATTGGTTTGATTAATAACTTGTCTTCATTTGGACATTTAAATAAATATGGTTTTATTCAAACACCTTACCGTAAAGTAGACCGTGCTAAAGGTGTTGTTACTAATGAAATCGTATGGTTAACTGCGGATGAAGAAGATGAATACACAGTTGCACAGGCTAATTCTAAATTAAATGAAGATGGCACTTTTGCTGAAGAAATTGTTATGGGTCGTCATCAAGGTAATAACCAAGAATTTGCTGCAAGTACAGTTGATTTTGTAGATGTATCACCAAAACAAGTAGTTGCCGTTGCGACAGCATGTATTCCTTTCTTAGAAAACGATGACTCCAACCGTGCCTTAATGGGAGCTAACATGCAACGTCAGGCTGTGCCATTGATTGATCCTAAAGCACCATTTGTTGGTACTGGTATGGAATATCAGGCAGCACACGACTCAGGAGCTGCTGTTATTGCTCAGCATGATGGTAAAGTTGTCTTCTCTGATGCTGAAAAAGTTGAAGTTCGTCGTGAAGATGGCTCTCTAGATGTTTACCATATCACTAAATTCCGCCGTTCAAACTCTGGTACAGCTTATAACCAACGCACACTTGTTAAAGTTGGCGACATCATTGAAAAAGGTGACTTCATCGCTGATGGACCATCTATGGAAAATGGTGAGATGGCCCTTGGACAAAACCCAGTCGTAGCTTACATGACATGGGAAGGTTACAACTTCGAGGATGCTGTTATCATGAGTGAACGTCTCGTTAAAGAAGATGTTTATACATCTGTTCACTTAGAAGAATTTGAATCAGAAACACGTGATACAAAGCTTGGACCTGAAGAAATTACTCGTGAAGTACCAAATGTTGGTGAAGAGGCCCTTAAAGATTTAGATGAGATGGGTATCATCCGTATTGGTGCTGAAGTTAAAGAAGGCGATATCCTCGTAGGTAAAGTAACACCTAAAGGTGAAAAAGATCTTTCTGCAGAAGAGCGTCTTCTTCACGCCATTTTTGGAGATAAATCACGTGAAGTTCGTGATACATCACTTCGTGTACCGCACGGTGGTGACGGTATTGTCCGTGATGTTAAAATCTTTACTCGCGCTAATGGTGATGAATTACAATCAGGCGTTAATATGCTTGTGCGTGTCTACATCGCCCAAAAACGTAAAATCAAGGTTGGAGATAAGATGGCCGGCCGTCACGGAAACAAAGGTGTTGTTTCTCGTATCGTTCCTGTTGAGGACATGCCATACTTACCAGATGGAACACCGGTTGATATCATGTTGAATCCACTTGGGGTACCATCACGTATGAATATCGGTCAGGTTATGGAACTTCATTTAGGTATGGCGGCTCGTAACCTTGGTATTCATATTGCGACACCAGTATTTGATGGTGCAAGTGCTGAAGACCTTTGGGAAACAGTTGCAGAAGCTGGAATGGATTCAGATGCCAAAACGGTCCTTTATGATGGTCGTACAGGTGAGCCATTTGATAACCGTGTTTCTGTCGGTGTCATGTACATGATTAAGCTTCACCACATGGTTGATGATAAACTTCATGCACGTTCAGTTGGACCTTATTCACTTGTAACGCAACAACCTCTTGGTGGTAAAGCACAATTTGGTGGACAACGTTTCGGTGAGATGGAGGTTTGGGCCCTTGAAGCTTATGGGGCATCAAATGTACTTCAAGAAATCTTGACCTATAAGTCAGATGACGTTACTGGACGTTTGAAAGCTTATGAAGCAATCACTAAAGGAAAACCAATTCCAAAACCTGGTGTTCCAGAATCTTTCCGCGTGCTTGTGAAAGAATTACAATCACTCGGTCTTGATATGCGTGTGCTTGATGAAGATGACAACGAAGTTGAACTACGTGATCTTGATGAAGGTGAAGATGACGATGTTATGCACGTTGACGATCTTGAGAAAGCGCGTGAAAAACAAGTACAAGAAACATCCGTAGTTTCTGAACAAAGTGATGAAAACTAA